The Verrucomicrobiota bacterium genome contains a region encoding:
- a CDS encoding type II/IV secretion system protein, whose amino-acid sequence MGFTSIKSVFARASLATESQFDTWSKAWRATAHAGAAETMLAYMCRESGLTEEAFLQKLGGALDLPTCDLAHATIEPEARDKIATKVAFQHAVMPVKFENGVLTVATHNPFDTAMLNAVQFDARGPVQLALAPRAEIEKALKKHYGVGAETLEEIEDDEPVEIIVGDSKEITGDDQEASVIKFVNQIIWEAFKDRATDIHF is encoded by the coding sequence ATGGGTTTCACCTCGATCAAGAGCGTCTTTGCCCGCGCGTCCCTGGCCACCGAAAGCCAGTTCGACACGTGGAGCAAGGCGTGGCGCGCGACGGCGCATGCGGGCGCGGCTGAGACGATGCTCGCCTACATGTGCCGCGAGTCGGGGCTCACGGAGGAGGCCTTTTTGCAGAAACTGGGCGGCGCGCTCGACTTGCCGACCTGCGATCTCGCCCACGCGACGATCGAACCCGAGGCGCGCGACAAAATCGCCACCAAGGTCGCGTTCCAGCACGCGGTCATGCCGGTGAAGTTTGAAAACGGCGTGCTGACGGTTGCCACGCACAATCCCTTCGACACCGCGATGCTCAACGCCGTGCAGTTCGACGCGCGCGGTCCCGTGCAGCTCGCGCTCGCGCCGCGCGCCGAGATCGAGAAGGCGCTCAAGAAACACTACGGCGTCGGCGCCGAGACGCTCGAGGAAATCGAGGACGACGAGCCCGTCGAGATCATCGTCGGCGACAGCAAGGAAATCACCGGCGACGACCAGGAAGCGAGCGTCATCAAGTTCGTCAACCAGATCATCTGGGAAGCCTTCAAAGACCGCGCGACGGACATCCACTTCG